DNA from Coleofasciculaceae cyanobacterium:
ACTTTGTTGTTGATGATGGTGGGCAATCTCTTCGCAGGTAGTCAACCAAACGCCATCAAACGATCGTATATATTCGATCAGCCTCTCCAACATTAAAACTCTAGCTGGTCTACCAATTAGTTCTGGGTGCATAGTTAAAATAAAAGCTCCTCCATAGTGGTGCATCCCTTCAACTTCTTCTTGCCATAGTTGTAAAGCTTTGGCGCAAGTTTCAATTACTCCACTTCCAATTGAGGGATTCATGTGAAACGCAAACTGTTCCCAATCATCATTTGTCCAGTGAACGGGAATTTCAACTAAATCGCCTTTTTTAGTTGAAATGGTATAAGGAACATCATCATCCATTAAAGAAGAGTCATAAACCATACCGTGACTTGCCAAAAGTTCTGGGGTACGGTCGTTTACATCCCAAAGAGGTGCGCGATAACCAATAGGTCTGATGCCTGTAATCTTTTCTAAGATATCGCAGGTTTTGACTAGTGCCGTTTCTTCTTGAATTAAATTTAAGTCGGATACCTTTTCGTGCAAATAACCGTGTACGCCAATTTCGTGACCCTCATCGCTAATTCTTTTAATTAAGTCTGGATATAATTCTGCGGTGTAGCCAGGAACAAAAAAAGTAGCTTTAACCTCTTGTTTCTTAAGCATATCCAAAATACGAGGAACGCCTGTTTTAGGACCATATCTTGCCCAAGTGATCGCCGATAACCTTTGAGACATTTTTGGACCTTCTGCAAGTATGCCTGATTCTCCATCTACATCAAAGCTAAGAACCGCAGCACAACGTCGATTTTTCGACCAACTATACGTCATTGTTTATAACCTGTTTAATCAACACAAATTTAAAAAAATCGAAGCAATTTCACTTTTCTGTGTATTAAGTAATAAATTAGCTAAAAGCGTAATTTTAAAATGTTATTTTTGCTACAAAGCTAATTTAATTACTTTTGATTGTTATTATCTGAAATAATATAGGTATTATTCATTTTTATCTGAAATATGGTAATGAAAAAGGATCGAGAGTCCGAAATAGAAAATTTAGAATTAGACTCTATAGATCGAGACATTATCGATCTACTTCGTACTGATGGGCGAATGTCTTTTCGGGAAATCGCTCGACATCTAGACATCCCAGAGGCTACAATTCGCTATCGAGTACAGCGTCTTTTACAGTCAGAAACTATTGAGATATTAGCCCGACCTAATCCCGCTAAGATGGGAAACACTAATATTATTATTCTCTGGCTGACGGTTAAAAATAATTGTATTGAAGCTGTCGCCGAAACTCTAACACAGCTTGAAGAGGTGCGATTTGTCGCGATTACGGCTGGAAGTAATAACATCGTTGTCGATGTTTATTGTGGGACACAAGAAAAGCTATTTCCTTTTTTTCAGAAACTTCACCAAATTGAAGGCATTATTACATATGAATCTCAAACTATTTTAAAATTGCTCAAAGCGGAATACAAGTACACCTTGTCTTGAGGACAAAATAAAAAAATAAATTAATATTAACAAATATGAATTAGTCAAATCTTAAATAAAAACTCAAAAGCGGTTTTTACAGTAAGTTTTAAAATTAATTTGGTTAAGCCAATCTTCAATACTCCGCTATGGAGCTACAACAAAAAACCCAGTCACTATTTAAGTAACTGGGCTAAACTATTAATCTATATGACTACGTTTGTTATCCTTGGAAAACTATTCACCAGCTTCTTGTTGTAGAAGATTTACATCTTATCAAGCAAGATGCTGAAGCTAGAACTACTAGTTCTTGGGAGCGGTCGATACTCAATTCTGTTGATAATATAAATCGCACCAACAGAAGAAGAAAGTCGGGTGGATACTATGCCAGTCACGAGGATTTGCTAGAAATAATTGAAGAGGCATACCCCAGAGCAATCAGGGAAGCTTCTTACGAAGCGTTTGAAGGTAAGCTCTCGACCTCAGAGCTAGAGCAAAAGTGCGATCGCGTTTCTCTTAAAAACAAAGCGATCGCATTTTTCTAATTGATGACACGCCCTAATTACTGCTCATTTTTTGGTTCTTCGTCGCCGTTGCCTTTGGGGACGATGATTAGAAGCAATAGAAGCATTAATTACTTGAACATCAAAGAGTAAAGGATGTCGATAGTTGCTCCCTAGATCAAGAATAGCATCAACAATTGCTGTTCTAATTGATTCTAGGTCATCACTCAAATAGAGTCGTTGGGAATCGCCAAAATACGTAAGAGTAGAAAGTTGAGCGAGATCGAAACCTGGATTATCAATAGTTCTGATTTCGACTACCAAAAGACGTGATGGTTGATTCATTTCTGGTACTATAAATGTAGGATAAAATCTTGTTTTGAGGGAGAAATCAAGATTAGAAGGGAACATCTTCAATCAATTGAGCAGTATCATCTTGATATTGGTGGGCAAAATCTTGATGTTGTTCCCACAAAGACAAGATAGTTTTTCCTTCATCGGACTCTTGAGGAATAATCATCTCTTCGATAGAAGAATGAAGTAATTCAACAGAGCGATCGCGACGAGTCAATGAAGCACTATTGTCAGGTGTAAGTCTTTGCCGAGGATAGATGAAAGGTGATTTGCCTTCACTTTTATGTAGTAGGTAGCGGGTAGCGGGTAGTCCTAAAGGATAAGCTTCGCAAATAGGTAAAATAAACAGCCTTTCAAAATACAACCTGTCTTTTTCGATTTGATTATCCAAACCTACTACCTCCTACCTCCTAACTAATCAAAGCGATGCCTTCGGCTAGCCCTAAAGGATTAGCTAACGCGTCCTTGGCAATCGCCTTTTTCGTAGTTAAGAATTAGAATGGCTCGTCAGTATTAGTAGTGAAGTTACGAGAGAAATAACCTGTGGGTGCAGCTTCTTCCATTGGATAGCCATCACGGTCTAGTTCAAAAACTTCGGTTGGGAATGCTTCATTACTTTTATCTTTTGCACCATTAACAATGCAATCATTAGTCTTCTTATAACTGGTTTTAGCAGAATGATTGAACTGATGACACCAACCTTTACCGTTATTGT
Protein-coding regions in this window:
- a CDS encoding polysaccharide deacetylase — protein: MTYSWSKNRRCAAVLSFDVDGESGILAEGPKMSQRLSAITWARYGPKTGVPRILDMLKKQEVKATFFVPGYTAELYPDLIKRISDEGHEIGVHGYLHEKVSDLNLIQEETALVKTCDILEKITGIRPIGYRAPLWDVNDRTPELLASHGMVYDSSLMDDDVPYTISTKKGDLVEIPVHWTNDDWEQFAFHMNPSIGSGVIETCAKALQLWQEEVEGMHHYGGAFILTMHPELIGRPARVLMLERLIEYIRSFDGVWLTTCEEIAHHHQQQSLTASMSEVGF
- a CDS encoding Lrp/AsnC family transcriptional regulator is translated as MKKDRESEIENLELDSIDRDIIDLLRTDGRMSFREIARHLDIPEATIRYRVQRLLQSETIEILARPNPAKMGNTNIIILWLTVKNNCIEAVAETLTQLEEVRFVAITAGSNNIVVDVYCGTQEKLFPFFQKLHQIEGIITYESQTILKLLKAEYKYTLS